A stretch of the Gossypium hirsutum isolate 1008001.06 chromosome D07, Gossypium_hirsutum_v2.1, whole genome shotgun sequence genome encodes the following:
- the LOC107956534 gene encoding bidirectional sugar transporter SWEET5: protein MLSTNAIRTIVGIIGNIISLFLFLSPVPTFIKIFKLKSVEEFKPDPYVATILNCAMWVFYGLPIVHPDSLLIITINGVGLVIEGVFVTIFFIFSNNKKRKRICFYLLIEIIFMVAVVLITLLVFQTTQKRSMFVGILAIVFNIGMYTSPLTVMRMVIKTKSVKYMPFSLSLFNFLNGVVWVIYALLKFDINVLIPNGLGTLSGLVQLILYAWFYRTTKWDEDDKAPAQQVQLSEI from the exons ATGTTGAGCACAAATGCGATTAGAACCATCGTTGGGATCATCG GAAATATCATCTCCTTGTTCCTGTTTCTCTCGCCCGT tcccacatttattaaaatatttaaattgaaatccGTGGAAGAGTTCAAGCCGGATCCATATGTAGCAACAATCTTGAACTGTGCCATGTGGGTGTTCTATGGTCTCCCCATAGTCCATCCCGACAGTCTTTTGATCATTACCATTAATGGTGTTGGCCTGGTGATTGAGGGTGTCTTCGTAACCATCTTCTTTATCTTCTCTAACAACAAGAAACGA AAGAGGATTTGCTTTTATCTTTTGATCGAAATCATCTTCATGGTAGCCGTAGTTTTGATTACTTTACTTGTGTTTCAAACAACCCAAAAAAGGTCCATGTTTGTTGGAATTTTGGCCATTGTCTTCAACATTGGAATGTACACTTCACCATTGACAGTCATG CGTATGGTGATTAAGACAAAAAGCGTCAAGTACATGCCCTTCAGTCTCTCACTTTTTAACTTCTTAAATGGAGTTGTTTGGGTGATTTATGCATTACTCAAATTTGATATTAACGTCTTG ATTCCGAATGGCTTGGGAACCCTGTCAGGTTTGGTGCAGCTTATACTTTATGCATGGTTCTATAGAACTACCAAATGGGATGAAGATGATAAAGCACCAGCTCAACAAGTTCAACTTTCCGAGATTTGA